In Mycobacterium sp. Aquia_216, a genomic segment contains:
- a CDS encoding HNH endonuclease signature motif containing protein, translating to MFDAPSLLRQIGDAARAEAQAAAARLLAIGDLFRLRLAQHGDRAPWAADTCDAVAAEIAVTLGTSVAMGHSNLRYARAMHERLPEVAAIFRAGDIDFRLFRTIVFRTDLIVDAEALAAVDAQLAIKAPRWPSMTSWKLATEIDRIVATIDRDAVRRSREYAADRYFQVTPMDPGMALINGTVFATTGQALDRRLDELARTVCADDPRTIGQLRADALGALAAGHDRLTCGCDGADCPTASAPRQPGSVVIHVVADRDTVRGSGSAPGFLYGDGIVPAEIVRELSKTAKSQPITTSFTPEYGYTPSRVLTDFVRARDLTCRAPGCDRPATECDIDHTVPYGDGGATHPSNLKCLCRKHHLLKTFWGWRDQQLPDGTIIWTLPGGQTHVTTPGSALLFPALCASGDAPPVVRKPNTQCDNRDAKMPTRTHTRAQNRAACISTERRHNRTAREARKNRWAALIAAAPPDDEPPPF from the coding sequence ATGTTCGATGCACCGAGCTTGCTCCGCCAAATCGGCGACGCGGCGCGCGCGGAAGCCCAGGCCGCTGCGGCGCGCCTACTCGCGATCGGCGACCTATTCCGGTTGCGGCTGGCCCAGCACGGCGACCGCGCGCCCTGGGCGGCCGACACTTGTGATGCGGTGGCCGCCGAAATCGCCGTCACGCTCGGCACCAGCGTGGCGATGGGCCATAGCAATCTGCGTTACGCGCGGGCCATGCATGAACGGTTGCCGGAAGTAGCTGCCATTTTTCGGGCCGGCGATATCGACTTCCGGCTGTTCCGGACCATCGTCTTTCGCACTGACCTGATCGTCGACGCCGAGGCGCTGGCCGCCGTAGATGCCCAGCTGGCCATCAAGGCACCGCGCTGGCCGTCGATGACCAGCTGGAAGCTCGCGACGGAGATCGATCGCATAGTCGCCACGATCGACCGGGACGCGGTGCGCCGATCGCGCGAATACGCGGCGGACCGCTATTTCCAGGTCACCCCGATGGACCCGGGCATGGCGCTGATCAACGGCACGGTTTTCGCGACGACGGGGCAAGCGCTCGATCGCCGGCTCGACGAACTCGCCAGGACAGTGTGCGCCGATGATCCACGCACGATCGGGCAGCTGCGCGCCGACGCGTTGGGCGCACTCGCGGCCGGCCACGACCGGCTGACGTGCGGGTGCGACGGGGCCGACTGCCCGACCGCCTCCGCGCCTCGGCAGCCAGGTTCCGTCGTGATCCACGTCGTGGCCGACCGCGATACCGTGCGCGGGTCCGGTTCGGCTCCGGGATTTCTCTACGGCGACGGCATCGTCCCCGCCGAGATCGTGCGAGAGTTGAGCAAAACTGCTAAATCGCAACCGATTACAACGTCGTTCACACCAGAGTACGGGTACACACCGTCCCGGGTACTGACGGACTTCGTGCGGGCGCGCGACCTCACCTGCCGGGCACCGGGTTGCGATCGACCCGCTACCGAGTGCGATATCGACCACACCGTGCCGTACGGCGACGGCGGTGCCACCCACCCGTCGAATCTCAAATGCCTGTGCCGAAAACATCACCTGCTCAAGACCTTTTGGGGCTGGCGCGATCAGCAACTGCCCGACGGCACCATCATCTGGACACTGCCCGGCGGGCAAACCCACGTCACTACCCCCGGCAGTGCACTGCTCTTCCCCGCCCTGTGCGCCAGCGGTGACGCGCCGCCGGTCGTTCGGAAGCCAAATACCCAGTGCGACAACCGCGACGCGAAGATGCCGACCCGGACCCACACCCGCGCGCAGAACCGCGCTGCGTGCATCTCCACCGAACGCCGGCACAACCGAACCGCCCGCGAAGCGCGCAAAAACCGCTGGGCCGCGCTGATAGCCGCCGCCCCACCCGACGACGAGCCGCCCCCCTTCTAG